A stretch of the Denticeps clupeoides chromosome 6, fDenClu1.1, whole genome shotgun sequence genome encodes the following:
- the usp28 gene encoding ubiquitin carboxyl-terminal hydrolase 28 isoform X3 — protein sequence MRVEQQLEHEQNSANSNQMLINQLREITGIQDLQLLQSTLKASQGDISHAIGLLTAQAPAEEPVLSGPPGTDGSGQAESGQRSEPRDDLQAAIELSLQESQNAQTEERELNRALEASTEESAARVKRKRCENAGESCSPADWIRLDDWPVGIRNVGNTCWFSAVIQSLFHLPVFRRLVLSYCLSEQVLEKCKSHSDKRNIAFMQELRCLFALMVGSTRRFVDPSAAVELLRDAFRTSEAQQDVSEFTHKLLDWLEDAFQLAANGNNPEDKQENPMVQLFYGTFVAERVHEGKILSNIEQFGQYPLQVNGFNNLDECLEGAMVEGEIEILHSDQMVSSGQERWFSKLPPVLTFELSRFEFNQSLGRPEKIHKKLEFPQIIYMDRYLHKNVEQTHGRRGEVKRLKEQLTLLQQKLESYKNYGSGPVKYPLADMLQYVLEFATTKPTSVSPTCTTVTNQSTPSDPNSDENSQSDLGDMAPSDSTGSSISTAQRTPIHKPFTQCRPPIETPIHPAPHSITEEELRFVKGCLQRWRMEVENNINELKAGIERVSQDLESMYLDSSLCQVPYRLHAVLVHEGQASAGHYWAYIYDHTHRRWLKYNDVMVTESSWEELVRDSYGGMTNASAYCLMYINDKLPHLISEDTDDETGQVLQGMDSLPPILRRYVREDNRWFQQELREWEEQFCQRPPEEPQVSNTTSMAFTESTDQAEPNLPEEPAQDPVKEPNTQENTEDHTAIKSLEQHGTEETEEQVPQQADSGPLQPNPAATSEGKKDQAISITQDPGQGNSDREGVSSQVLEDEVKLEDEAKANEAQADSTAESENATSHNAPGEAAETEPEDVVSEVEIPNVGKILVRSDADGYNEEMMLTPAMQGVIMAIAKSRQVFDKDGPEAGLIKAFHEEYSRLFELSQEEATPQQDPRLQHILVYFFQNKAPNRVIERTLLEQFGDRNLSFDDRSISIMREARGKLRLIKPEDMDMEEYLQWHEDYSMFRTVFAYLLTGLEQYQNGKIRESLNYLAHAYQDNESLLSGGEKKGVEQSLIALYRRKCLKELEESAATLFRSAEESGVAEGVSIMNDSVIPCMHLIVRDSMSQEDLDMIEAIRNRWCSYLGQDMDEYQQEKLGEFLPRVLDCSSENVVLKEPPKVQSKSPHDLCSRLAAVMESLHSSSVVIVK from the exons AACCAGATGCTGATTAACCAGTTGAGAGAGATCACTGGAATCCAAGACTTGCAGCTCCTGCAGAGCACCCTCAAG GCCAGCCAAGGTGACATCAGCCATGCCATCGGACTCCTGACTGCCCAGGCACCGGCGGAGGAGCCGGTGCTGTCCGGTCCTCCTGGCACAGACGGCAGCGGGCAGGCTGAGAGTGGCCAGAGAA GTGAGCCCAGAGATGACCTGCAGGCCGCCATTGAGCTCAGTCTGCAGGAATCCCAGAATGCCCAGACTGAGGAGAGAGAGCTCAACAG GGCTTTAGAGGCCAGCACGGAGGAGAGCGCAGCGCgggtgaagaggaagaggtGCGAGAACGCAGGAGAAAGCTGCAGCCCGGCCGACTGGATCCGTCTGGATGACTGGCCCGTGGGCATCCGGAACGTGGGCAACACCTGCTGGTTCAGCGCCGTCATTCAG TCATTGTTCCACCTGCCCGTGTTTCGCAGACTGGTGCTCAGTTACTGCCTTTCTGAGCAGGTTCTTGAGAAATGTAAAAGCCACTCG GATAAGAGGAACATTGCATTTATGCAGGAGCTGCGCTGTCTGTTCGCCCTCATGGTGGGCTCCACCCGCAGGTTTGTGGACCCCTCTGCTGCTGTGGAGCTCTTGAGGGATGCCTTCAGAACCAGTGAGGCCCAGCAG GATGTAAGTGAATTCACCCACAAATTATTAGACTGGCTGGAGGATGCATTTCAGCTGGCTGCCAATGGAAA TAATCCTGAAGACAAGCAGGAAAATCCTATGGTTCAACTTTTCTATGGGACTTTTGTAGCTGAGAGGGTTCATGAAG GTAAGATCCTGTCAAACATCGAGCAGTTTGGTCAGTACCCTCTGCAAGTGAACGGGTTCAATAATTTGGACGAGTGCCTGGAGGGAGCAATGGTGGAGGGGGAGATTGAAATCCTGCATTCTGATCAGATGGTCTCCTCTGGTCAGGAG CGCTGGTTCTCTAAGCTGCCACCAGTGCTGACCTTTGAACTGTCCAGATTTGAATTCAACCAGTCATTGGGACGTCCAGAGAAAATACATAAGAAGCTGGAGTTTCCGCAGATTATTTACATGGACAG GTATCTTCACAAGAATGTTGAGCAAACACATGGCAGGAGAGGAGAAGTGAAAAGGCTAAAGGAGCAGCTTACACTCCTGCAGCAGAAATTGGAGAG ttacAAAAACTATGGCTCTGGACCTGTGAAATATCCTCTAGCCGACATGTTGCAGTATGTTCTGGAATTTGCTACCACCAAGCCCACCAGTGTCTCCCCAACATGTACCACTGTAACCAATCAGTCAACTCCTTCAGACCCAAATTCAGATGAGAACAG TCAGTCAGACTTGGGTGATATGGCCCCATCTGATAGTACAGGAAGCTCAATTTCCACAGCCCAGCGCACTCCCATCCACAAGCCTTTCACTCAGTGCAGACCCCCCATAGAGACACCCATACACCCCGCCCCACACAGCATCACAGAGGAAGAGCTACGCTTTGTTAAAGGCTGCCTGCAGCGCTGGAGAATGGAGGTGGAGAACAATATAAACG AGCTGAAGGCCGGTATCGAGAGAGTGAGCCAGGATTTGGAGAGTATGTACTTGGACAGCAGTCTATGCCAG GTCCCCTACAGGCTGCATGCTGTCCTGGTACATGAAGGACAGGCCTCAGCTGGGCATTACTGGGCCTACATCtatgaccacacacacagacgttgGCTGAAGTACAACGATGTGATGGTGACAGAGTCATCGTGGGAAGAACTAGTGAGAGACTCATATGGAGGCATGACGAATGCCAGCGCATACTGCCTCATGTACATTAATGACAAGCTGCCTCACCTCATTTCAG AAGACACAGATGATGAGACAGGACAGGTTCTGCAAGGGATGGACTCGCTGCCACCCATCCTGAGGCGCTACGTCCGTGAGGACAACCGCTGGTTCCAGCAGGAACTAAGAGAATGGGAAGAGCAGTTCTGCCAGCGGCCACCAGAAGAACCTCAGGTCTCAAACACCACCAGCATGGCTTTTACAGAGAGCACAGATCAAGCAGAACCTAATCTGCCGGAGGAGCCAGCTCAGGACCCAGTTAAGGAACCAAACACACAGGAGAATACAGAAGATCATACAGCAATCAAGTCCTTAGAACAACATGGCACTGAAGAAACAGAAG AACAAGTCCCACAACAGGCAGACAGTGGGCCTCTACAACCAAATCCTGCTGCTACGAGTGAAGGGAAGAAAGATCAGGCTATCAGTATCACCCAAGATCCTGGCCAGGGTAACAGCGACAGGGAGGGGGTCAGCAGTCAG GTGCTTGAGGATGAGGTGAAGCTGGAAGATGAAGCAAAGGCCAATGAAGCACAAGCAGATTCTACAGCAGAGTCAGAAAATGCCACTTCCCATAATGCCCCAGGGGAGGCCGCAGAGACAGAACCTGAGGATGTGGTGTCAGAGGTGGAAATTCCAAATGTGGGAAAAATTCTTGTACGGTCTGATGCTGATGGCTATAATGAAGAG ATGATGCTGACTCCAGCCATGCAGGGTGTCATCATGGCCATTGCCAAATCCAGACAAGTTTTTGACAAGGATGGGCCTGAGGCAGGGCTCATTAAG GCATTTCATGAGGAGTACTCCAGGCTGTTTGAACTCTCTCAGGAGGAAGCCACGCCTCAGCAGGATCCCAGACTCCAGCACATCCTTGTATACTTCTTCCAAAACAAGGCACCCAATCGTGTCATTGAGAGGACGCTGCTGGAGCAGTTCGGAGACAGAAACCTCAGCTTTGATGACAG ATCCATCAGTATCATGAGGGAGGCCAGAGGCAAGTTACGACTGATCAAGCCTGAGGACATGGATATGGAAGAGTACTTG CAGTGGCATGAAGACTACAGCATGTTCAGGACTGTGTTTGCCTACCTACTGACAGGTCTGGAGCAGTACCAGAACGGAAA AATCAGAGAGTCTCTGAACTATTTGGCACATGCTTACCAAGACAATGAAAGCCTTCtgagtggtggagagaagaaagGGGTGGAACAGTCACTAATTGCACTTTATAGAAGAAAATGTCTGAAG GAACTGGAAGAGAGTGCTGCCACACTGTTTAGGAGCGCGGAGGAGAGCGGTGTGGCGGAGGGCGTGAGCATCATGAATGACAGCGTTATTCCCTGCATGCACCTGATTGTGAGAGACAGCATGAGCCAGGAAGACCTGGACATGATCGAGGCCATCAGGAACCGCTGGTGCTCCTACCTGGGCCAAGACATGGATG AATACCAGCAGGAAAAGCTTGGCGAGTTCCTTCCCAGAGTTCTGGACTGCTCCTCAGAAAATGTGGTCCTGAAAGAGCCACCTAAGGTCCAATCCAAGTCCCCCCATGACCTCTGCAGCCGCCTGGCTGCTGTCATGGAATCCCTCCACAGCTCATCTGTCGTCATTGTCAAGTAG
- the usp28 gene encoding ubiquitin carboxyl-terminal hydrolase 28 isoform X2: protein MRVEQQLEHEQNSANSNQMLINQLREITGIQDLQLLQSTLKASQGDISHAIGLLTAQAPAEEPVLSGPPGTDGSGQAESGQRSEPRDDLQAAIELSLQESQNAQTEERELNRALEASTEESAARVKRKRCENAGESCSPADWIRLDDWPVGIRNVGNTCWFSAVIQSLFHLPVFRRLVLSYCLSEQVLEKCKSHSDKRNIAFMQELRCLFALMVGSTRRFVDPSAAVELLRDAFRTSEAQQDVSEFTHKLLDWLEDAFQLAANGNNPEDKQENPMVQLFYGTFVAERVHEGKILSNIEQFGQYPLQVNGFNNLDECLEGAMVEGEIEILHSDQMVSSGQERWFSKLPPVLTFELSRFEFNQSLGRPEKIHKKLEFPQIIYMDRYLHKNVEQTHGRRGEVKRLKEQLTLLQQKLESYKNYGSGPVKYPLADMLQYVLEFATTKPTSVSPTCTTVTNQSTPSDPNSDENSQSDLGDMAPSDSTGSSISTAQRTPIHKPFTQCRPPIETPIHPAPHSITEEELRFVKGCLQRWRMEVENNINGTQPQSLAQLIKMELKAGIERVSQDLESMYLDSSLCQVPYRLHAVLVHEGQASAGHYWAYIYDHTHRRWLKYNDVMVTESSWEELVRDSYGGMTNASAYCLMYINDKLPHLISDTDDETGQVLQGMDSLPPILRRYVREDNRWFQQELREWEEQFCQRPPEEPQVSNTTSMAFTESTDQAEPNLPEEPAQDPVKEPNTQENTEDHTAIKSLEQHGTEETEEQVPQQADSGPLQPNPAATSEGKKDQAISITQDPGQGNSDREGVSSQVLEDEVKLEDEAKANEAQADSTAESENATSHNAPGEAAETEPEDVVSEVEIPNVGKILVRSDADGYNEEMMLTPAMQGVIMAIAKSRQVFDKDGPEAGLIKAFHEEYSRLFELSQEEATPQQDPRLQHILVYFFQNKAPNRVIERTLLEQFGDRNLSFDDRSISIMREARGKLRLIKPEDMDMEEYLQWHEDYSMFRTVFAYLLTGLEQYQNGKIRESLNYLAHAYQDNESLLSGGEKKGVEQSLIALYRRKCLKELEESAATLFRSAEESGVAEGVSIMNDSVIPCMHLIVRDSMSQEDLDMIEAIRNRWCSYLGQDMDEYQQEKLGEFLPRVLDCSSENVVLKEPPKVQSKSPHDLCSRLAAVMESLHSSSVVIVK from the exons AACCAGATGCTGATTAACCAGTTGAGAGAGATCACTGGAATCCAAGACTTGCAGCTCCTGCAGAGCACCCTCAAG GCCAGCCAAGGTGACATCAGCCATGCCATCGGACTCCTGACTGCCCAGGCACCGGCGGAGGAGCCGGTGCTGTCCGGTCCTCCTGGCACAGACGGCAGCGGGCAGGCTGAGAGTGGCCAGAGAA GTGAGCCCAGAGATGACCTGCAGGCCGCCATTGAGCTCAGTCTGCAGGAATCCCAGAATGCCCAGACTGAGGAGAGAGAGCTCAACAG GGCTTTAGAGGCCAGCACGGAGGAGAGCGCAGCGCgggtgaagaggaagaggtGCGAGAACGCAGGAGAAAGCTGCAGCCCGGCCGACTGGATCCGTCTGGATGACTGGCCCGTGGGCATCCGGAACGTGGGCAACACCTGCTGGTTCAGCGCCGTCATTCAG TCATTGTTCCACCTGCCCGTGTTTCGCAGACTGGTGCTCAGTTACTGCCTTTCTGAGCAGGTTCTTGAGAAATGTAAAAGCCACTCG GATAAGAGGAACATTGCATTTATGCAGGAGCTGCGCTGTCTGTTCGCCCTCATGGTGGGCTCCACCCGCAGGTTTGTGGACCCCTCTGCTGCTGTGGAGCTCTTGAGGGATGCCTTCAGAACCAGTGAGGCCCAGCAG GATGTAAGTGAATTCACCCACAAATTATTAGACTGGCTGGAGGATGCATTTCAGCTGGCTGCCAATGGAAA TAATCCTGAAGACAAGCAGGAAAATCCTATGGTTCAACTTTTCTATGGGACTTTTGTAGCTGAGAGGGTTCATGAAG GTAAGATCCTGTCAAACATCGAGCAGTTTGGTCAGTACCCTCTGCAAGTGAACGGGTTCAATAATTTGGACGAGTGCCTGGAGGGAGCAATGGTGGAGGGGGAGATTGAAATCCTGCATTCTGATCAGATGGTCTCCTCTGGTCAGGAG CGCTGGTTCTCTAAGCTGCCACCAGTGCTGACCTTTGAACTGTCCAGATTTGAATTCAACCAGTCATTGGGACGTCCAGAGAAAATACATAAGAAGCTGGAGTTTCCGCAGATTATTTACATGGACAG GTATCTTCACAAGAATGTTGAGCAAACACATGGCAGGAGAGGAGAAGTGAAAAGGCTAAAGGAGCAGCTTACACTCCTGCAGCAGAAATTGGAGAG ttacAAAAACTATGGCTCTGGACCTGTGAAATATCCTCTAGCCGACATGTTGCAGTATGTTCTGGAATTTGCTACCACCAAGCCCACCAGTGTCTCCCCAACATGTACCACTGTAACCAATCAGTCAACTCCTTCAGACCCAAATTCAGATGAGAACAG TCAGTCAGACTTGGGTGATATGGCCCCATCTGATAGTACAGGAAGCTCAATTTCCACAGCCCAGCGCACTCCCATCCACAAGCCTTTCACTCAGTGCAGACCCCCCATAGAGACACCCATACACCCCGCCCCACACAGCATCACAGAGGAAGAGCTACGCTTTGTTAAAGGCTGCCTGCAGCGCTGGAGAATGGAGGTGGAGAACAATATAAACGGTACCCAACCTCAGAGCCTGGCCCAGCTCATCAAGATGG AGCTGAAGGCCGGTATCGAGAGAGTGAGCCAGGATTTGGAGAGTATGTACTTGGACAGCAGTCTATGCCAG GTCCCCTACAGGCTGCATGCTGTCCTGGTACATGAAGGACAGGCCTCAGCTGGGCATTACTGGGCCTACATCtatgaccacacacacagacgttgGCTGAAGTACAACGATGTGATGGTGACAGAGTCATCGTGGGAAGAACTAGTGAGAGACTCATATGGAGGCATGACGAATGCCAGCGCATACTGCCTCATGTACATTAATGACAAGCTGCCTCACCTCATTTCAG ACACAGATGATGAGACAGGACAGGTTCTGCAAGGGATGGACTCGCTGCCACCCATCCTGAGGCGCTACGTCCGTGAGGACAACCGCTGGTTCCAGCAGGAACTAAGAGAATGGGAAGAGCAGTTCTGCCAGCGGCCACCAGAAGAACCTCAGGTCTCAAACACCACCAGCATGGCTTTTACAGAGAGCACAGATCAAGCAGAACCTAATCTGCCGGAGGAGCCAGCTCAGGACCCAGTTAAGGAACCAAACACACAGGAGAATACAGAAGATCATACAGCAATCAAGTCCTTAGAACAACATGGCACTGAAGAAACAGAAG AACAAGTCCCACAACAGGCAGACAGTGGGCCTCTACAACCAAATCCTGCTGCTACGAGTGAAGGGAAGAAAGATCAGGCTATCAGTATCACCCAAGATCCTGGCCAGGGTAACAGCGACAGGGAGGGGGTCAGCAGTCAG GTGCTTGAGGATGAGGTGAAGCTGGAAGATGAAGCAAAGGCCAATGAAGCACAAGCAGATTCTACAGCAGAGTCAGAAAATGCCACTTCCCATAATGCCCCAGGGGAGGCCGCAGAGACAGAACCTGAGGATGTGGTGTCAGAGGTGGAAATTCCAAATGTGGGAAAAATTCTTGTACGGTCTGATGCTGATGGCTATAATGAAGAG ATGATGCTGACTCCAGCCATGCAGGGTGTCATCATGGCCATTGCCAAATCCAGACAAGTTTTTGACAAGGATGGGCCTGAGGCAGGGCTCATTAAG GCATTTCATGAGGAGTACTCCAGGCTGTTTGAACTCTCTCAGGAGGAAGCCACGCCTCAGCAGGATCCCAGACTCCAGCACATCCTTGTATACTTCTTCCAAAACAAGGCACCCAATCGTGTCATTGAGAGGACGCTGCTGGAGCAGTTCGGAGACAGAAACCTCAGCTTTGATGACAG ATCCATCAGTATCATGAGGGAGGCCAGAGGCAAGTTACGACTGATCAAGCCTGAGGACATGGATATGGAAGAGTACTTG CAGTGGCATGAAGACTACAGCATGTTCAGGACTGTGTTTGCCTACCTACTGACAGGTCTGGAGCAGTACCAGAACGGAAA AATCAGAGAGTCTCTGAACTATTTGGCACATGCTTACCAAGACAATGAAAGCCTTCtgagtggtggagagaagaaagGGGTGGAACAGTCACTAATTGCACTTTATAGAAGAAAATGTCTGAAG GAACTGGAAGAGAGTGCTGCCACACTGTTTAGGAGCGCGGAGGAGAGCGGTGTGGCGGAGGGCGTGAGCATCATGAATGACAGCGTTATTCCCTGCATGCACCTGATTGTGAGAGACAGCATGAGCCAGGAAGACCTGGACATGATCGAGGCCATCAGGAACCGCTGGTGCTCCTACCTGGGCCAAGACATGGATG AATACCAGCAGGAAAAGCTTGGCGAGTTCCTTCCCAGAGTTCTGGACTGCTCCTCAGAAAATGTGGTCCTGAAAGAGCCACCTAAGGTCCAATCCAAGTCCCCCCATGACCTCTGCAGCCGCCTGGCTGCTGTCATGGAATCCCTCCACAGCTCATCTGTCGTCATTGTCAAGTAG
- the usp28 gene encoding ubiquitin carboxyl-terminal hydrolase 28 isoform X1: MRVEQQLEHEQNSANSNQMLINQLREITGIQDLQLLQSTLKASQGDISHAIGLLTAQAPAEEPVLSGPPGTDGSGQAESGQRSEPRDDLQAAIELSLQESQNAQTEERELNRALEASTEESAARVKRKRCENAGESCSPADWIRLDDWPVGIRNVGNTCWFSAVIQSLFHLPVFRRLVLSYCLSEQVLEKCKSHSDKRNIAFMQELRCLFALMVGSTRRFVDPSAAVELLRDAFRTSEAQQDVSEFTHKLLDWLEDAFQLAANGNNPEDKQENPMVQLFYGTFVAERVHEGKILSNIEQFGQYPLQVNGFNNLDECLEGAMVEGEIEILHSDQMVSSGQERWFSKLPPVLTFELSRFEFNQSLGRPEKIHKKLEFPQIIYMDRYLHKNVEQTHGRRGEVKRLKEQLTLLQQKLESYKNYGSGPVKYPLADMLQYVLEFATTKPTSVSPTCTTVTNQSTPSDPNSDENSQSDLGDMAPSDSTGSSISTAQRTPIHKPFTQCRPPIETPIHPAPHSITEEELRFVKGCLQRWRMEVENNINGTQPQSLAQLIKMELKAGIERVSQDLESMYLDSSLCQVPYRLHAVLVHEGQASAGHYWAYIYDHTHRRWLKYNDVMVTESSWEELVRDSYGGMTNASAYCLMYINDKLPHLISEDTDDETGQVLQGMDSLPPILRRYVREDNRWFQQELREWEEQFCQRPPEEPQVSNTTSMAFTESTDQAEPNLPEEPAQDPVKEPNTQENTEDHTAIKSLEQHGTEETEEQVPQQADSGPLQPNPAATSEGKKDQAISITQDPGQGNSDREGVSSQVLEDEVKLEDEAKANEAQADSTAESENATSHNAPGEAAETEPEDVVSEVEIPNVGKILVRSDADGYNEEMMLTPAMQGVIMAIAKSRQVFDKDGPEAGLIKAFHEEYSRLFELSQEEATPQQDPRLQHILVYFFQNKAPNRVIERTLLEQFGDRNLSFDDRSISIMREARGKLRLIKPEDMDMEEYLQWHEDYSMFRTVFAYLLTGLEQYQNGKIRESLNYLAHAYQDNESLLSGGEKKGVEQSLIALYRRKCLKELEESAATLFRSAEESGVAEGVSIMNDSVIPCMHLIVRDSMSQEDLDMIEAIRNRWCSYLGQDMDEYQQEKLGEFLPRVLDCSSENVVLKEPPKVQSKSPHDLCSRLAAVMESLHSSSVVIVK; this comes from the exons AACCAGATGCTGATTAACCAGTTGAGAGAGATCACTGGAATCCAAGACTTGCAGCTCCTGCAGAGCACCCTCAAG GCCAGCCAAGGTGACATCAGCCATGCCATCGGACTCCTGACTGCCCAGGCACCGGCGGAGGAGCCGGTGCTGTCCGGTCCTCCTGGCACAGACGGCAGCGGGCAGGCTGAGAGTGGCCAGAGAA GTGAGCCCAGAGATGACCTGCAGGCCGCCATTGAGCTCAGTCTGCAGGAATCCCAGAATGCCCAGACTGAGGAGAGAGAGCTCAACAG GGCTTTAGAGGCCAGCACGGAGGAGAGCGCAGCGCgggtgaagaggaagaggtGCGAGAACGCAGGAGAAAGCTGCAGCCCGGCCGACTGGATCCGTCTGGATGACTGGCCCGTGGGCATCCGGAACGTGGGCAACACCTGCTGGTTCAGCGCCGTCATTCAG TCATTGTTCCACCTGCCCGTGTTTCGCAGACTGGTGCTCAGTTACTGCCTTTCTGAGCAGGTTCTTGAGAAATGTAAAAGCCACTCG GATAAGAGGAACATTGCATTTATGCAGGAGCTGCGCTGTCTGTTCGCCCTCATGGTGGGCTCCACCCGCAGGTTTGTGGACCCCTCTGCTGCTGTGGAGCTCTTGAGGGATGCCTTCAGAACCAGTGAGGCCCAGCAG GATGTAAGTGAATTCACCCACAAATTATTAGACTGGCTGGAGGATGCATTTCAGCTGGCTGCCAATGGAAA TAATCCTGAAGACAAGCAGGAAAATCCTATGGTTCAACTTTTCTATGGGACTTTTGTAGCTGAGAGGGTTCATGAAG GTAAGATCCTGTCAAACATCGAGCAGTTTGGTCAGTACCCTCTGCAAGTGAACGGGTTCAATAATTTGGACGAGTGCCTGGAGGGAGCAATGGTGGAGGGGGAGATTGAAATCCTGCATTCTGATCAGATGGTCTCCTCTGGTCAGGAG CGCTGGTTCTCTAAGCTGCCACCAGTGCTGACCTTTGAACTGTCCAGATTTGAATTCAACCAGTCATTGGGACGTCCAGAGAAAATACATAAGAAGCTGGAGTTTCCGCAGATTATTTACATGGACAG GTATCTTCACAAGAATGTTGAGCAAACACATGGCAGGAGAGGAGAAGTGAAAAGGCTAAAGGAGCAGCTTACACTCCTGCAGCAGAAATTGGAGAG ttacAAAAACTATGGCTCTGGACCTGTGAAATATCCTCTAGCCGACATGTTGCAGTATGTTCTGGAATTTGCTACCACCAAGCCCACCAGTGTCTCCCCAACATGTACCACTGTAACCAATCAGTCAACTCCTTCAGACCCAAATTCAGATGAGAACAG TCAGTCAGACTTGGGTGATATGGCCCCATCTGATAGTACAGGAAGCTCAATTTCCACAGCCCAGCGCACTCCCATCCACAAGCCTTTCACTCAGTGCAGACCCCCCATAGAGACACCCATACACCCCGCCCCACACAGCATCACAGAGGAAGAGCTACGCTTTGTTAAAGGCTGCCTGCAGCGCTGGAGAATGGAGGTGGAGAACAATATAAACGGTACCCAACCTCAGAGCCTGGCCCAGCTCATCAAGATGG AGCTGAAGGCCGGTATCGAGAGAGTGAGCCAGGATTTGGAGAGTATGTACTTGGACAGCAGTCTATGCCAG GTCCCCTACAGGCTGCATGCTGTCCTGGTACATGAAGGACAGGCCTCAGCTGGGCATTACTGGGCCTACATCtatgaccacacacacagacgttgGCTGAAGTACAACGATGTGATGGTGACAGAGTCATCGTGGGAAGAACTAGTGAGAGACTCATATGGAGGCATGACGAATGCCAGCGCATACTGCCTCATGTACATTAATGACAAGCTGCCTCACCTCATTTCAG AAGACACAGATGATGAGACAGGACAGGTTCTGCAAGGGATGGACTCGCTGCCACCCATCCTGAGGCGCTACGTCCGTGAGGACAACCGCTGGTTCCAGCAGGAACTAAGAGAATGGGAAGAGCAGTTCTGCCAGCGGCCACCAGAAGAACCTCAGGTCTCAAACACCACCAGCATGGCTTTTACAGAGAGCACAGATCAAGCAGAACCTAATCTGCCGGAGGAGCCAGCTCAGGACCCAGTTAAGGAACCAAACACACAGGAGAATACAGAAGATCATACAGCAATCAAGTCCTTAGAACAACATGGCACTGAAGAAACAGAAG AACAAGTCCCACAACAGGCAGACAGTGGGCCTCTACAACCAAATCCTGCTGCTACGAGTGAAGGGAAGAAAGATCAGGCTATCAGTATCACCCAAGATCCTGGCCAGGGTAACAGCGACAGGGAGGGGGTCAGCAGTCAG GTGCTTGAGGATGAGGTGAAGCTGGAAGATGAAGCAAAGGCCAATGAAGCACAAGCAGATTCTACAGCAGAGTCAGAAAATGCCACTTCCCATAATGCCCCAGGGGAGGCCGCAGAGACAGAACCTGAGGATGTGGTGTCAGAGGTGGAAATTCCAAATGTGGGAAAAATTCTTGTACGGTCTGATGCTGATGGCTATAATGAAGAG ATGATGCTGACTCCAGCCATGCAGGGTGTCATCATGGCCATTGCCAAATCCAGACAAGTTTTTGACAAGGATGGGCCTGAGGCAGGGCTCATTAAG GCATTTCATGAGGAGTACTCCAGGCTGTTTGAACTCTCTCAGGAGGAAGCCACGCCTCAGCAGGATCCCAGACTCCAGCACATCCTTGTATACTTCTTCCAAAACAAGGCACCCAATCGTGTCATTGAGAGGACGCTGCTGGAGCAGTTCGGAGACAGAAACCTCAGCTTTGATGACAG ATCCATCAGTATCATGAGGGAGGCCAGAGGCAAGTTACGACTGATCAAGCCTGAGGACATGGATATGGAAGAGTACTTG CAGTGGCATGAAGACTACAGCATGTTCAGGACTGTGTTTGCCTACCTACTGACAGGTCTGGAGCAGTACCAGAACGGAAA AATCAGAGAGTCTCTGAACTATTTGGCACATGCTTACCAAGACAATGAAAGCCTTCtgagtggtggagagaagaaagGGGTGGAACAGTCACTAATTGCACTTTATAGAAGAAAATGTCTGAAG GAACTGGAAGAGAGTGCTGCCACACTGTTTAGGAGCGCGGAGGAGAGCGGTGTGGCGGAGGGCGTGAGCATCATGAATGACAGCGTTATTCCCTGCATGCACCTGATTGTGAGAGACAGCATGAGCCAGGAAGACCTGGACATGATCGAGGCCATCAGGAACCGCTGGTGCTCCTACCTGGGCCAAGACATGGATG AATACCAGCAGGAAAAGCTTGGCGAGTTCCTTCCCAGAGTTCTGGACTGCTCCTCAGAAAATGTGGTCCTGAAAGAGCCACCTAAGGTCCAATCCAAGTCCCCCCATGACCTCTGCAGCCGCCTGGCTGCTGTCATGGAATCCCTCCACAGCTCATCTGTCGTCATTGTCAAGTAG